One segment of Streptomyces sp. XD-27 DNA contains the following:
- a CDS encoding cytochrome P450 encodes MTPPQFDSARADSALAPPPGCPAHQGLDAKGALPLFGPAYESDPLRVFERLRAEHGAVAPVRLIGDLPGWLVLGYREILEVVRTPTRFSHDSRHWHMLKEGRVPPDNPLLPIIGWNPDRMTADGDDHRRMRDATTQCLDRFDRRGLRRHVIRFTNQLADAFSAEGRADLVPQFSQQLPMLVLTQLFGMPEESGPRLVEAAIELVKGSEKAIAGSEYIKETLARLVARKRVDPGSDLATWLVEHPAGLSDTELAGVLWLVLLAANENTSGLLASTLRMVLTDQRFRASLAGGQMTVPDAVEHVLWDDPPTTVVPARWATSDTELGGRPIKAGDMLLLGVAAGNIDPAVRPDLDAPMYGNRSHLSFSGGPHECPGREIARAIVDTAIDALLVRLPDLHLAVDEDELGWRATTWTRQLTVLPAQFAPRRPIPEASAQAALPAGQHQPLPQLEPAAPPAAPAPVQAAEPKARRPWWHPLTRWFRRR; translated from the coding sequence GTGACGCCCCCTCAGTTCGACTCCGCCCGCGCTGACTCCGCCCTCGCCCCGCCCCCGGGCTGCCCGGCCCACCAGGGCCTGGACGCCAAGGGCGCGCTGCCGCTCTTCGGGCCCGCATACGAATCCGACCCGCTGCGGGTCTTCGAGCGACTGCGGGCCGAACACGGCGCGGTGGCGCCGGTCCGGCTCATCGGCGACCTCCCCGGCTGGCTGGTGCTCGGCTACCGCGAGATCCTGGAGGTGGTGCGGACGCCCACCCGGTTCTCCCACGACTCGCGGCACTGGCACATGCTGAAGGAGGGCAGGGTCCCCCCGGACAACCCGCTGCTGCCCATCATCGGCTGGAACCCGGACCGGATGACCGCCGACGGCGACGACCACCGGCGGATGCGGGACGCGACCACGCAGTGCCTGGACCGCTTCGACCGCCGGGGCCTGCGCCGGCACGTGATCCGCTTCACCAACCAGCTGGCCGACGCGTTCTCCGCCGAGGGGCGCGCCGACCTGGTGCCGCAGTTCTCCCAGCAGCTGCCCATGCTCGTCCTGACGCAGCTCTTCGGCATGCCCGAGGAGTCCGGCCCGCGCCTGGTCGAGGCCGCCATCGAGCTGGTGAAGGGGTCGGAGAAGGCCATCGCCGGCAGCGAGTACATCAAGGAGACCCTCGCGCGTCTGGTGGCGCGCAAACGCGTGGATCCGGGCAGCGACCTCGCGACCTGGCTGGTCGAACACCCCGCCGGACTCAGTGACACCGAACTCGCCGGCGTCCTGTGGCTCGTCCTCCTCGCCGCGAACGAGAACACCTCCGGCCTGCTGGCGAGCACCTTGCGGATGGTCCTGACGGACCAGCGGTTCCGCGCCTCGCTGGCGGGCGGGCAGATGACCGTGCCCGACGCGGTGGAGCACGTGCTGTGGGACGACCCGCCGACGACCGTGGTCCCCGCCCGATGGGCCACGTCCGACACCGAACTCGGCGGCCGCCCCATCAAGGCCGGGGACATGCTGCTGCTCGGGGTGGCCGCGGGGAACATCGACCCGGCGGTCCGCCCCGACCTCGACGCCCCCATGTACGGCAACCGGTCCCACCTCTCGTTCAGCGGGGGACCGCACGAGTGCCCCGGCCGGGAGATCGCGCGCGCCATCGTCGACACCGCCATCGACGCGCTGCTGGTGCGGCTGCCCGACCTCCACCTCGCCGTGGACGAGGACGAACTCGGCTGGCGGGCCACCACCTGGACCCGCCAACTCACCGTGCTCCCCGCACAGTTCGCCCCGCGGCGGCCGATCCCGGAGGCGTCGGCGCAGGCCGCCCTCCCAGCCGGGCAGCACCAGCCGCTGCCCCAGCTGGAGCCCGCGGCCCCGCCCGCCGCCCCGGCCCCCGTACAGGCCGCCGAG
- a CDS encoding ATP/GTP-binding protein — translation MDCKTSETVVGPRSEDALPATVASAVKVVIVGGFGVGKTTLVGSVSEIRPLTTEETMTEAAVGIDDIAGVERKTSTTVAMDFGRISLNPRLVLYLFGTPGQERFWFLWNGLFEGALGAVVLVDTRRLEVSFDVIGKLEDRGVPFVVAVNAFPDAPFHPKEDLREALDIPDHVPVIDCDARDRISSRDTLMTLMHYLHALATGNPEPQ, via the coding sequence ATGGACTGCAAAACCTCTGAGACCGTCGTCGGCCCGCGCAGCGAGGACGCCCTGCCCGCCACGGTGGCCTCGGCCGTCAAGGTGGTGATCGTCGGAGGCTTCGGGGTCGGGAAGACCACACTGGTCGGCTCGGTGAGTGAGATCCGGCCGCTGACCACCGAGGAGACCATGACCGAGGCGGCCGTCGGCATCGACGACATCGCCGGGGTGGAACGCAAGACCTCGACCACGGTGGCCATGGACTTCGGTCGGATCAGCCTCAACCCCCGGCTGGTCCTGTACCTGTTCGGCACGCCCGGCCAGGAGCGCTTCTGGTTCCTGTGGAACGGGCTGTTCGAAGGCGCGCTGGGCGCGGTCGTCCTGGTCGACACCCGGCGGCTGGAGGTCAGCTTCGACGTGATCGGCAAGCTGGAGGACCGCGGCGTGCCCTTCGTCGTGGCCGTCAACGCCTTCCCCGATGCCCCGTTCCACCCCAAGGAGGACCTCCGGGAGGCGCTGGACATCCCCGACCACGTACCGGTGATCGACTGCGACGCCCGCGACCGCATCTCCAGCCGCGACACGCTGATGACCCTCATGCACTATCTGCACGCCCTCGCCACAGGAAACCCGGAGCCCCAGTGA
- a CDS encoding DUF742 domain-containing protein, which produces MTAGPEAEDERPERWDEGGPERLYIVGSGRDQTDKRSDLDLVTLIVARGTPGSDMQPEHGAIIHMCNYPLSVAEISAYLHLPVSTVTVLLAVLLDGGHIEARAPLPTATLPDIAILEAVMHGLQNL; this is translated from the coding sequence ATGACGGCAGGACCGGAAGCGGAAGACGAACGACCGGAGCGCTGGGACGAGGGCGGGCCCGAGCGGCTGTACATAGTCGGGTCCGGCCGGGACCAGACCGACAAGCGATCGGACCTCGATCTCGTCACCCTGATCGTGGCCCGCGGCACTCCCGGCTCGGACATGCAGCCCGAGCACGGCGCGATCATCCACATGTGCAACTACCCGCTGTCCGTCGCGGAGATCTCCGCCTACCTGCACCTGCCGGTCAGCACGGTGACGGTGCTCCTGGCGGTGCTGCTGGACGGCGGCCACATCGAGGCGCGCGCGCCGCTGCCGACGGCCACGCTGCCCGACATCGCAATCCTGGAGGCGGTGATGCATGGACTGCAAAACCTCTGA
- a CDS encoding roadblock/LC7 domain-containing protein has product MDWMLKDLGTSVPQIRHVVVLSSDGLCMARYGADIDIADRVAAACAGLQSLAAAIAAEFPHGDGTMRLVVLEVDAGFFYLMAAGAGAYLAALADEGVDAGLMAARMRDLVARIGEHLTSPPRADGQYA; this is encoded by the coding sequence ATGGACTGGATGCTCAAGGATCTGGGCACGAGCGTCCCGCAGATCCGCCATGTCGTGGTGCTGTCCTCGGACGGCCTGTGCATGGCCCGGTACGGCGCCGACATCGACATCGCCGACCGCGTGGCGGCGGCCTGCGCCGGGCTGCAGAGCCTGGCCGCGGCCATCGCGGCGGAGTTCCCGCACGGTGACGGGACCATGCGGCTGGTGGTCCTCGAGGTCGACGCCGGCTTCTTCTATCTGATGGCCGCCGGCGCCGGCGCCTATCTCGCCGCGCTCGCCGACGAAGGGGTCGACGCCGGGCTGATGGCCGCCCGCATGCGGGACCTGGTCGCCCGGATCGGTGAGCACCTGACGAGCCCGCCACGCGCCGACGGGCAGTACGCATGA
- a CDS encoding ATP-binding protein, with translation MAAVPLAPSGARAPVGVCGGVATASVAAAAGEVIRRGRKIAEQGRLHAEQEELLRSRLADQQRETFRLANELLPIVVKRLQGGMPAEEVLRDLRCASIVDPDYEAAHRRLLSSMVSIVDTEEALRDSAQRAFVNIARRVQALVHQQAQDLREMEDKHGNDKVVFADLLHIDHGTALVGRLADSIAVLGGARPGRQWVKEVPLFNVLRGAMSRIMEYRRVDLHSVADIAIIGATVEPLIHALAELLDNATRYSPPSTRVHLTATEVQNGVAIEIEDAGVGLTDEAAKRVAYALDLEGGGLDVDDLGEAPRLGLAVVGRLAAAYKFDISLRKSAYGGVRAVLVVPQDQTTATPVPGGMIARAAKLPPPKRRLRPGATPPPEPAPGAATEPEPHRGVNGLPQRRRRAPGFPARGRATSAAPAPRSPAPAAETSRRTPPAPGLWVADFMSGLNGTAPSDGSDRSKSDEPSGKDA, from the coding sequence ATGGCGGCCGTGCCGCTGGCGCCCTCCGGAGCCCGAGCCCCGGTCGGCGTGTGCGGTGGGGTGGCCACCGCGTCGGTGGCGGCCGCCGCCGGCGAGGTCATACGCCGCGGACGGAAGATCGCCGAGCAGGGCAGGCTCCACGCCGAACAGGAGGAACTGCTGCGGAGCCGGCTCGCGGACCAGCAGCGGGAGACCTTCCGGCTGGCCAACGAGCTGCTGCCGATCGTCGTGAAGCGGCTCCAGGGCGGCATGCCCGCCGAGGAGGTCCTGCGGGACCTGCGCTGCGCCTCCATCGTCGACCCGGACTACGAGGCCGCCCACCGCAGGCTGCTGAGCTCGATGGTCAGCATCGTCGACACCGAGGAAGCGCTGCGCGACTCCGCGCAGCGGGCCTTCGTCAACATCGCCCGCCGGGTCCAGGCCCTCGTCCACCAGCAGGCCCAGGACCTGCGGGAGATGGAGGACAAGCACGGCAACGACAAGGTCGTCTTCGCCGACCTGCTGCACATCGACCACGGCACCGCGCTGGTCGGGCGGCTGGCGGACAGCATCGCCGTACTCGGCGGCGCTCGGCCGGGCCGCCAGTGGGTGAAGGAGGTCCCCCTCTTCAACGTGCTCCGCGGCGCCATGTCCCGGATCATGGAGTACCGCCGGGTCGACCTGCACTCGGTGGCCGACATCGCCATCATCGGCGCCACGGTCGAGCCGCTCATCCACGCCCTGGCCGAACTGCTGGACAACGCCACCCGGTACTCGCCGCCGAGCACCCGCGTCCACCTGACCGCGACCGAGGTGCAGAACGGCGTCGCGATCGAGATCGAGGACGCCGGAGTCGGCCTGACCGACGAGGCCGCCAAGCGCGTGGCGTACGCCCTCGACCTGGAAGGCGGCGGGCTGGACGTCGACGATCTCGGGGAGGCGCCACGGCTCGGCCTCGCCGTCGTCGGACGACTCGCCGCGGCCTACAAGTTCGACATCTCGCTGCGCAAGTCCGCGTACGGCGGCGTACGGGCCGTCCTGGTCGTCCCCCAGGACCAGACCACGGCCACCCCCGTGCCCGGCGGCATGATCGCGCGGGCCGCGAAACTGCCGCCGCCCAAGCGCCGGCTGCGGCCGGGCGCCACCCCGCCCCCGGAGCCCGCCCCCGGCGCCGCCACCGAGCCCGAGCCGCACCGCGGCGTCAACGGGCTGCCGCAGCGCCGTCGCCGCGCCCCCGGCTTCCCCGCCCGCGGACGGGCCACGTCCGCGGCCCCCGCCCCCCGTTCGCCCGCGCCCGCCGCGGAGACCAGCAGGCGTACGCCCCCCGCCCCGGGGCTGTGGGTGGCCGACTTCATGTCGGGCCTCAACGGAACGGCCCCATCGGACGGCTCCGACCGCTCGAAAAGTGATGAGCCATCAGGTAAGGATGCGTAG